A section of the Cinclus cinclus chromosome 27, bCinCin1.1, whole genome shotgun sequence genome encodes:
- the KCNC4 gene encoding potassium voltage-gated channel subfamily C member 4 isoform X4 codes for MISSVCVSSYRGRKSGNKPPSKTCLKEEMGKGEESDKITINVGGTRHETYKSTLRTLPGTRLAWLADPDAQSNFDFDGKSNEFFFDRHPGIFSYVLNYYRTGKLHCPADICGPLFEEELTYWGIDETDVEPCCWMTYRQHRDAEEALDIFESPEPGGGAAGEEPEEEGGREMALQRLGMDDRPPGAAGAAGGGGCCRNWQPKMWALFEDPYSSKAARVVAFASLFFILVSITTFCLETHEAFNIDVNVTETLVVGNTTTVLLTHKVETEPILTYIEGVCVLWFTLEFLVRIICCPDKLLFIKNLLNIIDFVAILPFYLEVGLSGLSSKAARDVLGFLRVVRFVRILRIFKLTRHFVGLRVLGHTLRASTNEFLLLIIFLALGVLIFATMIYYAERIGAKTSDPTGSDHTHFKNIPIGFWWAVVTMTTLGYGDMYPKTWSGMVVGALCALAGVLTIAMPVPVIVNNFGMYYSLAMAKQKLPKKKKKHIPRPAPLDSPTYGKSEENSPRNSTQSDTCPLAVEEGVTERKRSGETPKEKRPMRRSSTRDKNKKSSTCFLLATGDFCAADGGIQKGYGKSRSLSSIDGVAGPAVGLAPLASRCSSPCSLQRPCSPVPSIL; via the exons ATGATCAGCTCGGTGTGTGTCTCCTCCTACCGTGGACGCAAGTCTGGGAACAAACCACCCTCCAAAACATGCCTGAAGGAAGAGATGGGCAAAGGGGAAGAGTCGGACAAGATCACCATCAATGTAGGTGGCACCCGGCATGAGACCTACAAAAGCACCCTACGGACTCTGCCGGGCACCCGCCTGGCCTGGCTGGCTGACCCCGATGCCCAGAGCAACTTTGACTTTGATGGTAAAAGCAACGAGTTCTTCTTCGACCGCCACCCCGGGATCTTCTCCTACGTGCTCAACTACTACCGCACCGGGAAGCTGCACTGCCCTGCGGACATCTGCGGGCCCCTCTTCGAGGAGGAGCTCACCTACTGGGGCATCGACGAGACCGACGTGGAGCCCTGCTGCTGGATGACCTACCGCCAGCACCGCGACGCCGAAGAGGCCCTGGACATCTTTGAGAGTCCCGAGCCTGGTGGAGGGGCTGCTGGAGAGGAGCCTGAAGAGGAAGGGGGTAGGGAGATGGCCCTTCAGCGCCTGGGCATGGATGACAGGCCCCCAGGGGCGGCgggggctgctggaggaggtggCTGCTGCCGGAACTGGCAGCCCAAGATGTGGGCGCTCTTTGAGGATCCCTACTCGTCCAAGGCAGCGAGG GTGGTTGCTTTCGCCTCGCTTTTCTTCATCCTGGTCTCCATCACAACCTTCTGCCTGGAGACGCACGAGGCCTTCAACATCGACGTCAACGTGACGGAGACCCTGGTGGTTGGCAACACCACGACGGTGCTGCTGACGCACAAAGTGGAGACGGAGCCCATCCTCACCTACATCGAAGGGGTCTGCGTGCTGTGGTTCACACTCGAGTTCCTGGTTCGCATCATTTGCTGCCCAGATAAGCTTCTCTTCATTAAAAACCTGCTCAACATCATTGACTTCGTGGCCATCTTGCCCTTCTACCTGGAGGTGGGTCTCAGTGGCCTGTCCTCCAAAGCTGCCCGGGACGTGCTGGGCTTCCTACGGGTGGTGCGCTTCGTCCGCATCCTCCGGATCTTCAAGCTGACGCGGCACTTTGTGGGTCTCCGGGTGCTGGGCCACACGCTCCGGGCCAGCACCAATGAATTCCTGCTCCTCATCATCTTCCTCGCTTTGGGGGTCTTGATTTTCGCCACCATGATCTACTACGCCGAGCGGATCGGAGCCAAGACGTCCGACCCAACCGGGAGCGACCACACTCACTTTAAGAACATCCCCATCGGGTTCTGGTGGGCCGTGGTCACGATGACGACCCTGGGCTATGGTGATATGTACCCCAAGACCTGGTCGGGGATGGTGGTGGGGGCCCTGTGTGCCCTGGCCGGGGTGCTGACCATCGCCATGCCCGTGCCCGTCATCGTCAATAACTTTGGGATGTACTATTCATTGGCCATGGCCAAGCAGAAGCTgccaaagaagaagaaaaagcatatACCCCGTCCGGCACCGCTGGACTCCCCCACCTATGGAAAATCTGAGGAAAACTCCCCCCGGAACAGCACCCAGAGCGACACCTGCCCTTTGGCAGTAGAGGAGGGGGTGACTGAGCGGAAACGGTCAGGTGAGACCCCAAAG GAGAAGCGGCCGATGCGGCGCTCCAGCACCCGGGACAAGAACAAGAAATCCTCCACGTGCTTCCTGCTGGCCACGGGGGACTTCTGTGCAGCAGATGGAGGCATCCAGAAAG GCTATGGAAAATCACGGAGCCTGAGCAGCATAGATGGTGTGGCAGGACCCGCGGTGGGGCTGGCTCCGCTGGCATCCCGCTgcagctccccctgctccctgcagcgCCCCTGCTCCCCCGTCCCCTCCATCCTCTAA